The Eggerthella guodeyinii sequence CGGACGCGGTTTCCACACGATCGTCGTCGCGCAAGCAGATATGCACGATGCGGCGCTCGTACGGCGTCATCGGACGCAGCTTGATGCTGCGGTTCTGACCGGCCGCGCGGTTCGCCGAAGAACGCGCGATCGACTCGAGTTTCTCACGCTGGCGGCTCTTGTACCCTTCGACGTCCACGATGACCGGATAACGGAACCCGATGGTGCGCACGGTGATCGCCGACACGAGGAACTGCAGCGCATCGAGCGTCTTTCCGTGGCGGCCGATCAGCACCGCCAGATCGTCGCCCGTGATATCGAGGATCAGCTCGCCCTCGTCTCCCTCGTACTCGTCGATGGTCACCTCGCCCACATCGAAGTACTTGAGGATATCCTGGAGCGCCCCGATCGCCGTATCGGCAATACGGTCGAGATCCTCGTCGGTCAGTTCGGAGGGTTCCTCATCAAGAGGCTTCTCATCAACCAGTTCTTCAGCCATGACAGACTCCTCAATGTTTCACGTGAAACAATCGGTATTACTTGCGCTTCGTCGTATCCTTCTTGGTAGGACGGGGCTTCTTCTGCTTACGGGTCACATCGACCTCGATAGGCTTCACTTCGATAGTCTCGGCAGCCTCCGCATCGCGCTTCTTCATGATGCGCATGGAGATCTGCTGCTGAGCGATGCCCATGAGCGAGGAAGCGCCCCAGAACAGAAGCACGCCGGCGGGCGAGCCCCAGCTGATCCAGAGCATGAACACGCTCATGACGGCGGCCATGATCATGGTCTGCTTGCGCTGCGGGTTGTCCTTGTTGCCCATCTGCATGAGCACCATGGGCAGGAACGTAGCACCGGCGAAGATCACCATAAGGATCAAATAGGGAACAAA is a genomic window containing:
- a CDS encoding protein jag; this encodes MAEELVDEKPLDEEPSELTDEDLDRIADTAIGALQDILKYFDVGEVTIDEYEGDEGELILDITGDDLAVLIGRHGKTLDALQFLVSAITVRTIGFRYPVIVDVEGYKSRQREKLESIARSSANRAAGQNRSIKLRPMTPYERRIVHICLRDDDRVETASEGEGSARHVVILPR